From Halotia branconii CENA392, the proteins below share one genomic window:
- a CDS encoding efflux RND transporter periplasmic adaptor subunit, with product MSNSYLKPPTAIGSVSGTLLGLILLTTPAVVLAHAGHGDEFHQGNQTTNTTDSIQVDTQTAQRLGIKVEPVKRQQLAVGIKATGQIETLPSQKVEVTTPISGAKVVELLVEPGANVTKGQPVAVVTSPDLVTLRVESQEKLAQAQADLQQAQADLRLAQQNYQRYQQIAASEIAQAQSQVDFAQEKYDKDKQLADTGALPRRNSLESQTQLAGAKAELTKANSRRDVIEAENQLKRAQAAVDVAKRRIQLSNTTYQTRLQQLGNRGNAKGLVTVTAPITGKVADREVTIGQTFEDAGGKLMTIINDSQVFATANIYEKDLVQVRTGQRVSVKVASVPNRTFTGKITVIGSVIEGETQIIPVKAQINNFGGILKPGMFAELEVLTDQTSAPSLAIPNSAIVDVNDKKQVYVQNGNAYQPVEVTLGQTSGDMVAVKTGLFEGDLIVTQRAPQLYAQSLRGGSKPEQDEARETPAQTTENKTPYLLWLLGVGGVAVTAALAFMAGAFWNGRHNKSQQLLLVGNSSELDTPVEQTENYHNNSKSPALSASTTDINEHEDPHFPKS from the coding sequence ATGTCCAACTCCTATCTCAAGCCACCTACAGCAATTGGTAGTGTTTCTGGGACACTCCTTGGCTTAATATTACTGACAACTCCCGCAGTTGTCCTAGCACACGCTGGACACGGAGACGAATTTCATCAAGGAAATCAAACTACTAATACTACTGACTCAATTCAAGTTGATACTCAAACTGCTCAACGGTTGGGGATTAAAGTCGAGCCAGTCAAGCGTCAGCAGCTAGCAGTAGGGATTAAAGCCACAGGACAAATTGAAACTCTACCTAGCCAAAAAGTGGAAGTGACTACCCCCATTTCTGGGGCGAAAGTAGTTGAGTTGTTGGTGGAACCAGGTGCAAATGTAACAAAAGGACAACCTGTTGCCGTTGTTACTAGCCCTGATTTGGTAACATTGCGCGTTGAATCTCAAGAAAAATTAGCACAAGCTCAAGCTGATTTACAGCAAGCACAAGCTGACTTACGACTAGCTCAACAAAACTACCAAAGATATCAACAAATAGCTGCTTCTGAAATCGCCCAAGCACAGAGTCAAGTTGACTTTGCTCAAGAAAAATACGACAAAGATAAGCAATTAGCTGATACAGGTGCTTTACCCCGACGCAATTCCCTAGAATCGCAAACCCAACTGGCAGGAGCTAAAGCCGAACTCACCAAAGCTAATAGCCGTCGAGATGTAATTGAGGCTGAAAATCAACTCAAACGCGCTCAAGCCGCAGTTGACGTTGCTAAAAGACGTATTCAACTCAGCAATACTACTTATCAAACTAGGCTGCAACAACTGGGTAACAGAGGTAATGCTAAGGGACTAGTCACGGTGACTGCGCCTATCACAGGTAAAGTTGCAGACAGGGAAGTGACAATCGGTCAAACATTTGAGGATGCAGGTGGCAAGCTAATGACGATTATCAATGATAGTCAAGTTTTTGCTACAGCTAATATTTATGAAAAAGATTTAGTCCAGGTAAGAACAGGTCAACGGGTAAGTGTTAAAGTTGCTTCTGTACCTAACCGCACTTTTACTGGAAAAATTACCGTAATCGGGTCTGTAATAGAAGGTGAAACGCAGATAATACCTGTAAAAGCTCAAATAAATAACTTTGGCGGAATCCTTAAACCAGGGATGTTTGCAGAACTAGAAGTCTTGACAGACCAAACCTCCGCACCTAGTTTGGCTATTCCCAACTCAGCTATAGTTGATGTAAATGATAAAAAACAAGTTTACGTGCAGAATGGCAATGCTTATCAACCTGTTGAAGTTACTTTAGGGCAAACTTCTGGCGACATGGTTGCAGTTAAGACTGGTTTATTTGAAGGAGATTTGATTGTTACCCAGCGCGCGCCTCAATTGTATGCTCAATCTCTGCGAGGGGGTAGCAAACCAGAACAAGACGAAGCCAGAGAAACTCCTGCACAGACAACAGAGAATAAAACACCGTACTTGCTATGGTTGTTGGGAGTGGGGGGAGTAGCTGTAACTGCTGCTTTAGCTTTTATGGCTGGTGCTTTCTGGAATGGTCGTCATAACAAGTCACAACAGCTATTACTAGTAGGTAATTCCTCAGAGTTAGATACACCTGTCGAACAAACAGAAAATTATCACAATAATTCTAAATCGCCAGCTTTATCTGCTTCGACCACAGATATCAATGAGCATGAAGATCCTCATTTTCCCAAATCTTAA
- a CDS encoding DUF305 domain-containing protein has protein sequence MQFLTEKTGFIAFTFVAIASVSSVLTACSTTTSQTQTPNPIVTQASENQQMQHGDGMNHSMAMGLGLADTNYDLRFIDAMRLHHQGAIQMAKEAEQKSQRPEIKSLARNIIVTQSKEENELLRKWRQSWYPQASDLLVAYGGKDKPVVPMSTEQQKSMAMVEDLGTADAEFDLRFMNAMIGHHEGALTMAKDALNKSQRPEIKQLAREIIASQQTEINQMKQWRQTWYNK, from the coding sequence ATGCAATTTCTAACTGAAAAAACCGGATTTATTGCGTTTACCTTTGTAGCGATCGCATCTGTGAGTAGTGTACTAACTGCTTGTTCTACAACAACTTCCCAAACCCAAACGCCAAATCCCATCGTTACTCAAGCCAGCGAAAACCAACAGATGCAACACGGTGATGGCATGAACCACAGCATGGCAATGGGTTTAGGCCTTGCTGATACTAACTATGATTTACGGTTTATTGATGCAATGAGATTGCATCATCAAGGAGCAATCCAAATGGCTAAAGAAGCTGAACAAAAATCTCAAAGACCGGAGATTAAGAGCCTAGCACGTAATATTATTGTCACTCAAAGTAAAGAAGAAAACGAACTATTACGGAAGTGGCGACAATCTTGGTATCCCCAAGCAAGTGATTTACTTGTTGCCTATGGTGGTAAGGATAAACCAGTAGTACCGATGTCTACAGAACAGCAAAAAAGTATGGCTATGGTTGAGGATCTGGGAACTGCTGATGCTGAGTTTGATTTGCGGTTTATGAATGCCATGATTGGTCATCATGAAGGAGCCTTAACAATGGCAAAAGATGCTTTGAATAAATCTCAACGTCCAGAAATCAAGCAATTGGCGCGAGAGATTATTGCTTCCCAACAAACAGAGATTAACCAAATGAAGCAATGGCGACAAACTTGGTACAACAAGTAA